The genome window AATCGATAAGTGCTTCTTACGATAAAGGAATTTTGAAGCTTATTATTGCCAAAAAAGACCACGCAAAAGTAAAACCTACAAGAGAAATTAAAATTTCTTAACAATAGTCGGTCGATATTTAGTGAAAGGCGCAATCCAAAAGGTTGCGCCTTTTTTAGTAGCTTTAGTACAACATTGGGTGCAAACTATTTAATGTGTTTGTTGCATGTCATGTATTAAAACTAAAGTAATTAGAGATGGGAAAGCCTTTAATATTGGTAACGAATGATGATGGATTTTATGCGCCAGGTATTGGAGCATTAATAGAGTCGGTTAAAGAGATTGGTGATGTGGTGGTAATAGCTCCGGATAAGCCTCAGTCGGGCATGGGGCATGCAATTACAATAAACTCTACACTGCGATTAAACAAAATGAAGCATTACGGAGTGCTTGAGGAGTATAGTTGTAGCGGTACTCCTGTAGATTGTGTCAAATTAGCTGTTAACAAAGTGTTGCACCGTAAACCCGATTTGTGCGTGTCGGGAATTAATCATGGACAGAATGCATCTATAAGTGTAATTTATTCAGGCACTATGTCTGCTGCGGTAGAGGGCGCTATAGAAGGAATTCCTTCTATAGGTTTTTCGTTGTGTGATTATTCTCACGAGGCAGATTTTTCTCCATCAAAAAATATTGTGCAATTAATTTCTAAACAAGTTTTGGCAAATAAGTTGCCTGAAGGCGTATGCTTAAATGTAAATATTCCTCCTGTACCAAGTGATTTGATAAAAGGCATACGATGGAGCAGGCAAACAAAGGGATATTGGGAAGAGGAGTTAGACGAAAGGTTGGATCCGAGTAACAAACAATATTTTTGGCTTACCGGAAGTTTTAAAAATTTTGAACCCAATAGTGAAGATACAGACATGTGGGCTGTTGATAATAATTATGTTTCTATTGTGCCCGTACAATTTGATTTAACTGCCTATACAGCATTTGAAAAAATGAAAGACTGGAATTTAAAATTGTAATATGGGCTTAAAATACAATACACAAAAGCTAGGGGTTTTGTTGGGGTTGATTGCTCCTAGTATAGCTTTTGGACTTTTTTACGTGATTAATTTTAGTCACATGCCATTTGAAAGTTTTATTACTAAAATAAAGTTGGCACATATTTATACTCCCTTAATTAGTTTGTGTGTAATTGCTAATCTGCCTACATTTTTTGGATTTATTTGGACAGAGAGATATTATTCGGCACGTGGGGTTTTGTTATCAACATTTTTGTATGCTGGATTGGTTGTTTTCTTAAAATATTTTACATAAAAAACGTGAAGTACTACATAATTGCTGGAGAAGCCTCGGGAGATTTACATGCCTCTAATCTTATCAAAGAATTAAAAAGGATAGATGCGAATGCTCAATTTAGATGTTGGGGTGGAGATTTAATGAAAGCTCAGGGAGCTCATGTGGTAAAGCATTACAAAGATTTAGCTTTCATGGGTTTTTTGGAGGTGGTACTCAATTTAAGAACCATTTTGCAAAATATTCGCTTTTGCAAAAATGATATTCTAATGTTTAATCCGGATGTGGTTATTTTGGTAGATTATCCGGGCTTTAACCTCCGAATTGCCGATTTTACAAATAAGAAAAAAATTAAAACGTATTACTATATCTCCCCTCAAATATGGGCATGGAAGCAATCTCGAGTGCATGCCATAAAAAGAACGGTGGATAAGATGTTTGTTATACTGCCTTTTGAAAGGGCATTCTATGAAAAATTTAATTATCAAGTTGATTTTGTTGGGCATCCTTTGCTAGATGCAATTCAGAATTATGAAACGTTGAAGGATAAGCATGCTTTTTTTTCTAAAAATGAACTTGCGAATAAACCGATTATAGCACTATTGCCGGGAAGTAGAAAACAGGAAATAAAAAGCAAACTTCCTATCATGGCTTCTGTTGTAAAATATTTTCCTGAATATCAATTTGTAATTGCAGCAGCTCCTTCCCAGTCGTTTGATATTTATCAATCTATTGCTGCGCAGCATGGTATCAAAATTGTTTCGGGACAAACCTACGATTTGCTTACTAATTCTGCAGCAGCATTGGTTACTTCAGGTACAGCTACTCTAGAAACAGCACTTTGCAATGTGCCGGAGGTAGTGTGTTACAAGGGTAGCTCTGTTTCGTATCATATCGCTAAGAGGTTGATTAAAGTGAAATATATTTCGCTCGTTAATTTGATTATGGATAAAGAGATTGTAAAGGAGTTGATACAAAATGAATTAACGGAAGAAAATTTGAAAATAGAATTACAGAAAATTATCAGTGATACGAATAAAATAGAATCTGTGAAAAAAAGTTATAAGGAATTGGAGCAAAAGCTTGGTGGGCTTGGCGCATCTAAGCGTTGTGCCGAATTAATGTATAATTATTTAACGCTGCAGAATGAAAAGTAGAGTGATACTTATACTTTTTTGTATTCTTCTTCAATCGCAAGTTGGGAAATCTAATTATCTATATATACGTTTATATGCGGATATCCCGCTTACTTATTTACAATTGTATCCGGCACAAGGCACTTATATTTTAAGTGGCGATGGAAAAATTATAAATAGTTTTTCAAATGGTAATTTTATAGAGATAGCAACTAAAGGAGATTCCTTGGTATTAAAACGAGAGGGAATTGTTTTTGGTGTTTATAAATCTTTGCTTTATTCGGGAGAAACATCGCTTAGAACATTTAAAATAAAGCCACTTGAGCCATTTAATTCGGCAACTCGCAATTACCACGATAATCTAGAAATACGAAGTGTAAATGGATTGTTGCGATTATTGAATATTGTTGATATTGAAAATTATATCGGTGGTGTTGTAGAGTCGGAGGGTGGAGGAAAGGCGGCTGTGGAGTATTATAAGTTACAAGCAATATTATGTAGAACCTATACGTTAGCGCATTTGCGCAGACATGAGTTAGAGGGTTTTCAGTTATGCGACCAAGTGCACTGTCAGGCATACAAAAGTAGAACTCTAAAAAAGGAAATTATAGACGCTGTTGAAGGCACAAAAGGATTGGTAGTTGTTGATTCCGACTTAAGTTTAATTACTGCCGCATACCATTCTAATTGTGGTGGTGAAACGGTTAATTCCGAAGATATTTGGTCGTTGCCTAAAAGTTATTTGCGCTCCAGAAAAGATAGTTTTTGCCTAGCGCAAACACAAGCCAATTGGGTAAAAAAGACAACTGCTCAGAAATGGAATAATTATGTTTTTTCTAAAGTAAACTCATTGCCAACGGATTGCACGATGGTTCGTACATACAGCCCAATATATTCGCAAGAAGAAACTCGAAAAACATATTACACGGTAGATAGTACTAGGCGAATTCCGTTGCGAGTAATACGCGATGATTGGCAATTAAAGTCTACTTATTTCTCTGTTGAGCAGAATGGCGATGAAATAATTTTGAAAGGAAAAGGTTTTGGCCATGGTGTTGGCCTTTGTCAGCAGGGAGCGATGGAGATGGCTAAAAAGAACTATTCCTATAAGGAGATTATTCATTATTACTATAAAGATGTACATATAGTTGATTTGTCAATATTAGATTTCTTTAGACAAGAGTAACATGAAGCCTCTGTTAATATAAGCAACTTTACATGTTTAGTTGGAGCTCAAATCCTTTTATCCGTCTTGTATTGTCTCTTTTAGTAGGCATTCTTTTGGGGATATTTGTTTTTCCTCAAATTGGATTTATTTCTCTTTTGTTTCCTTTGTTTTTTTGCATTTATACTTTTTTAATTTTCAACAGAAAAATTAATTCAACGTATGCCATTGCATCTTGGTTGGGAGTTGTAATTACCATTTTATTTATTTTATTGGGGCTATTGATAACTCAATTTAATAATGAATTAAATAGCTCCAAGCATTATCTATATAAAATTCATTTGAACGAACCTTCGACTTTTGTGGTAAAGGTTGTGGAGGCTCCCGTTCGTAAAAAATCTACTATACAAGTGGTCGGGCAGATAGAGGAAGTTTTTTCTGAAAAGGGAAAAAGTAAGACAATTGGAAAAGCATTGTTTTATATTGAGAATGATTCCGCACCTTCTTCGATAAACTATGGAGATAAATTGCTTATACAAGCTAAACTTTCATTGGTAAATGCGCCACAAAATCCTGATGAATTCGATTATAAACAATATTTATCCTACAAAAATATTTTTGCGCAAGCGTATGTAAAAAGAGATGTTGTAAAGTTAGTGTCTTCGAATAATGGTAATACGTTCATTACCCTCTCAAATAAATGCAGGTTTTATTTGTTGAACGAGATACAGAAGAATATTTCAAGCGGAGATGAATTTTCTGTCTTGTCGGCTTTGTTGTTAGGATATGAAAATGATCTTAGTCCGGATTTAGTAAAGGCATATTCTAGCTCTGGCGCATTGCATGTGCTTTCTGTATCGGGACTGCATGTGGCAATTATATTTATTGTATTCGAATTTTTCCTTTCTCTGCTTCCTTACTTTAAAAGGGCAGTTCGTTTTAGAACAATAGTTTTGTTGCTGTTGTTATGGGGGTATGCATTTATAACCGGACTATCTCCTTCTGTATTGCGTTCGGCCACTATGTTGAGTTTTGTTATAATTGGAAAATCACTAGACAGAAAAATTAGTGTTTATAATTCTTTAGCAGCGTCAGCATTTTTATTGCTCATCATAAATCCTTTTTTAATAATGGATGTAGGTTTTCAGTTATCCTATTTAGCGGTGCTGGGAATTGTGATGCTGCATAAAAATATTTATGCTTGGTGGATACCGGATAATTGGTTGGTAGATAAAATATGGTCGTTAAGTGTAGTTTCAATTTCGGCACAGTTGGCAACGTTTCCGCTTGGGCTGCTTTATTTTCATCAGTTTCCTAACTATTTTCTCGTGTCTAATTTATTTGTTATCCCTATCTCTACAATTATATTGTATTGTGGAATGTTTTATTTAGCAGTATCTCCTATTAATGCTATTGCTAAGCCCCTGGCGTACATTTTAGAGCAACTAACGTTTGCATTAAATCAGTCTGTTTTGATGATTGATAAATTACCTTATTCTATTTTCGAAAATATTCATATTTCTATTTTGCAAACTTGTTTGTTGTATTTGGGTGTAATTATTGTTACTACTGCGATTGTATTGAGAAAAAGAACATATTTAAATTACACCGTTTTAGTTGTGCTTTCGTTTCTTGTAACGGTTGTAGTTACTAAGATTCAGTCCGCCAGACAAAAACAACTAATTGTGTATGCTATTAAAAAGTACACTGCAATAGATTTTGTGAGTGGCAATAGATTGTTTTCATATATGAATGAAGTCGAAATTGGTAAATC of Bacteroidota bacterium contains these proteins:
- a CDS encoding ComEC family competence protein, which encodes MFSWSSNPFIRLVLSLLVGILLGIFVFPQIGFISLLFPLFFCIYTFLIFNRKINSTYAIASWLGVVITILFILLGLLITQFNNELNSSKHYLYKIHLNEPSTFVVKVVEAPVRKKSTIQVVGQIEEVFSEKGKSKTIGKALFYIENDSAPSSINYGDKLLIQAKLSLVNAPQNPDEFDYKQYLSYKNIFAQAYVKRDVVKLVSSNNGNTFITLSNKCRFYLLNEIQKNISSGDEFSVLSALLLGYENDLSPDLVKAYSSSGALHVLSVSGLHVAIIFIVFEFFLSLLPYFKRAVRFRTIVLLLLLWGYAFITGLSPSVLRSATMLSFVIIGKSLDRKISVYNSLAASAFLLLIINPFLIMDVGFQLSYLAVLGIVMLHKNIYAWWIPDNWLVDKIWSLSVVSISAQLATFPLGLLYFHQFPNYFLVSNLFVIPISTIILYCGMFYLAVSPINAIAKPLAYILEQLTFALNQSVLMIDKLPYSIFENIHISILQTCLLYLGVIIVTTAIVLRKRTYLNYTVLVVLSFLVTVVVTKIQSARQKQLIVYAIKKYTAIDFVSGNRLFSYMNEVEIGKSKMDFHINHHRNSLYVNAITPLVNDTIIQPVFKKHNFIQFYNKRICIIDSTFSIPVNDVKVHLDLLVVSDNAQIDLKTIKRYFIFDTLILDSSNSLYYTNKWETVCKESGVKFYSVLKSGAYIENL
- a CDS encoding SpoIID/LytB domain-containing protein, whose product is MKSRVILILFCILLQSQVGKSNYLYIRLYADIPLTYLQLYPAQGTYILSGDGKIINSFSNGNFIEIATKGDSLVLKREGIVFGVYKSLLYSGETSLRTFKIKPLEPFNSATRNYHDNLEIRSVNGLLRLLNIVDIENYIGGVVESEGGGKAAVEYYKLQAILCRTYTLAHLRRHELEGFQLCDQVHCQAYKSRTLKKEIIDAVEGTKGLVVVDSDLSLITAAYHSNCGGETVNSEDIWSLPKSYLRSRKDSFCLAQTQANWVKKTTAQKWNNYVFSKVNSLPTDCTMVRTYSPIYSQEETRKTYYTVDSTRRIPLRVIRDDWQLKSTYFSVEQNGDEIILKGKGFGHGVGLCQQGAMEMAKKNYSYKEIIHYYYKDVHIVDLSILDFFRQE
- the surE gene encoding 5'/3'-nucleotidase SurE codes for the protein MGKPLILVTNDDGFYAPGIGALIESVKEIGDVVVIAPDKPQSGMGHAITINSTLRLNKMKHYGVLEEYSCSGTPVDCVKLAVNKVLHRKPDLCVSGINHGQNASISVIYSGTMSAAVEGAIEGIPSIGFSLCDYSHEADFSPSKNIVQLISKQVLANKLPEGVCLNVNIPPVPSDLIKGIRWSRQTKGYWEEELDERLDPSNKQYFWLTGSFKNFEPNSEDTDMWAVDNNYVSIVPVQFDLTAYTAFEKMKDWNLKL
- the lpxB gene encoding lipid-A-disaccharide synthase; this translates as MKYYIIAGEASGDLHASNLIKELKRIDANAQFRCWGGDLMKAQGAHVVKHYKDLAFMGFLEVVLNLRTILQNIRFCKNDILMFNPDVVILVDYPGFNLRIADFTNKKKIKTYYYISPQIWAWKQSRVHAIKRTVDKMFVILPFERAFYEKFNYQVDFVGHPLLDAIQNYETLKDKHAFFSKNELANKPIIALLPGSRKQEIKSKLPIMASVVKYFPEYQFVIAAAPSQSFDIYQSIAAQHGIKIVSGQTYDLLTNSAAALVTSGTATLETALCNVPEVVCYKGSSVSYHIAKRLIKVKYISLVNLIMDKEIVKELIQNELTEENLKIELQKIISDTNKIESVKKSYKELEQKLGGLGASKRCAELMYNYLTLQNEK